CAGATCTATAAGTCCAACCTCAATTTCTCTTGCGAATTCCACAATTCCTTCTGACTATTAGGTATCTCCAAATGCATGTCTCAAACTCAATACatccaaaaatgaactcattagcCTCCTTAATGCTTACTCTTCCACTcatatttcccattttttgttaGATGGCATAGCATCTTCTTATTCACCTCATCAGGAAACCTAATCTTTGATTCAGCTTCATCTGCCATATGAATTCTGTTGCCAAATAATCTAgattcttccttcaaaatgtaGTATTTCTACTCCCACAGCTAATACCTATTTAAAGTATTCATTACCTCTCATCTTACAATCACGATGACCAACTAACTGATATCCATGATTCAATACATCTTCAATGCTTTCTCTATAAAACAGTCAAAATAATTCTCCTAAATTATAGTTCAAATAATGGGATTCATAAACTTTAAATCAGTCACTGGCTCGTAAATGCTTCCCACATAGCATTATAGATAACTATGAAATTCATAAATAGGGATTCAACCCATCTTTCCTCCTTTACTTCATTATACTCCTTCGCATACACCTGGCACTGAAAACAAACTAGAATACTAGATCTTATTTGATCTCTTCTTGTCTTTCCTCACTACCATGACTTCAAATAAACTGTTGCCCAAGCCAAAGATACATATTACCTTTTTCAAGAACCAGATCAGATGCTGCTTTTTCCATGTACTCTTCACAAATTCCAAACAAcaattcattttactgataaaactTTGTCTAAAGACTTCCTTGACAATTCCTTATTCCTGTTTATATTTGACAATGCATTATTTTTAGATttatcatatcttttttttttttgtttttaataaagaatttgttttatttgataacATTAGATTTTTATGCCACAAGGACACAGGCTCCACCAACACCCTTGATTTTTTCCTCTGCTCTTCTGCTGAAGAACTTTGCCTTCACGATGACTGGCTGCTTGGGGAGTTTCCCTTTTCCTAGAACTTTGTAATAGCCCGACCGTACAACATCAATGATAGGGGCAAGCCCCTCCTTGTTTTTGGCAGCATTAATCCTGGTCTGCTCACTGACTAGCGTCCACAGCTTATCAAGGTTGACAGTTGGGCAGTAGCTCTGGTTCTTCTTCAAGTGGTAATGCCTCATACCCACTTTCCCGAAGTAACCTGGATGATATTTGTCGAAGTTGATTCGGTGATGGTGCAGCCCTCCTGCATTCCCGCGGCCTCTGGGGTGCTTCCGGTGCTTGCCGATGCGCCCGTGGCAGTGGCTGACGTGCCCGCGGAGCTTCCGCGTCTTCCTTAGTCGGGAAGGCATGCT
This Trichosurus vulpecula isolate mTriVul1 chromosome 2, mTriVul1.pri, whole genome shotgun sequence DNA region includes the following protein-coding sequences:
- the LOC118838654 gene encoding 60S ribosomal protein L27a-like; amino-acid sequence: MPSRLRKTRKLRGHVSHCHGRIGKHRKHPRGRGNAGGLHHHRINFDKYHPGYFGKVGMRHYHLKKNQSYCPTVNLDKLWTLVSEQTRINAAKNKEGLAPIIDVVRSGYYKVLGKGKLPKQPVIVKAKFFSRRAEEKIKGVGGACVLVA